The stretch of DNA ACGCGCGGGAGCAGGTAGGCGCACATGATGAGGGGAATCACGGCGCCTCCCAGATTGATGGCGATCACCTGCTCCTGAACGACCGGCGGCTGGTAGAAGAACAACCGATAGGGGATAGGGGCGCCGCCCCACGCGCGTCGGCTCGCCATGGCCCACGGCCACACCGACGTCCCGACGTTCCGAGCCACCGGTCTCCGCCAGACCGGAATGTTGAACCAGCCACCCAGGAGCGATCCGAGGTACACGAGGAGCGCGCCACTGGGGGAGAGGCCGAGCTTGGCGAAGGAGATGGTGATGACCTGGAGAAAGAGGAAGGCGATGAGAAAGGGCAGGAGCAGCGCCGCGGCGACGATCCACCGCCAGTTCATCGACATCCCCCTCCGGTAACCGTTATACGCCCACTGGGAACTTTCGACACCGGTCCGTCGTCTCTGTTGCTGATGGGCTCGCCGAACGAGTCCACGGAAAGGAGACGACATGCGTCACGTCGGAACACTCGTCGCAACCGCTATCGCGTTGATCACGTCCTTCGCCGCGACTGTCGCCCCGACCCTTGCGTGCGCCGGCCTGATCGGCTCGAACGGGGCCGTTAACCTCGGCCGCACGACTACCCTCGCAGCCTACCACGATGGGGTGGAGCATTACGTCACGGCGTTCGAGTTTCTGGGCGGCGGCGGGCAATTCGGCACGCTGATCCCCCTGCCGGGCATCCCCTCCAGCGTGGAGAAGGGTGGATCGTGGACCCTCCAGCGGCTGGCGCTGGAGACGGCCCCGCGGCGCCGCGCGTTCGATGCCGCGCTCGAGGCGGCGCCGGCCGCGTCGGGCGTGCAGGTACTCCTCGAGACCCGCGTCGACGCGCTCGATCTCA from Chloroflexota bacterium encodes:
- a CDS encoding DUF1614 domain-containing protein; the encoded protein is MNWRWIVAAALLLPFLIAFLFLQVITISFAKLGLSPSGALLVYLGSLLGGWFNIPVWRRPVARNVGTSVWPWAMASRRAWGGAPIPYRLFFYQPPVVQEQVIAINLGGAVIPLIMCAYLLPRVPLGSALLATAGVAALCYALARPAWPVGIVVPAFVPPVAAAVLAMIAAPSVAPPVAYISGTLGTLIGADLLHLRDLERFDVRLLSIGGAGVHDGIFYAGLIAALLS